From a region of the Candidatus Bathyanammoxibius amoris genome:
- the hisB gene encoding imidazoleglycerol-phosphate dehydratase HisB codes for MRKAQIDRKTKETNIRLALELDGQGRYDGSTGIGFLDHMLELFSRHGLFNLKVSAKGDREVDDHHTVEDVGICLGQALNEALGDKKGIVRFGDASVPMQETLANVAVDLGGRPALVFNAPLTSEKIGEFDANLVEEFMHALSTNATINLHVNVPYGTNNHHIAEAIFKALARALAKAVRLDERIKDVPSTKGIL; via the coding sequence ATGAGAAAAGCGCAAATAGACAGAAAGACGAAAGAGACAAATATAAGACTGGCGTTGGAGCTGGACGGTCAGGGCCGGTATGACGGCTCTACGGGCATAGGTTTTCTAGACCACATGCTGGAGCTCTTTTCAAGGCACGGGCTCTTCAACCTGAAGGTGTCGGCAAAAGGCGACCGTGAGGTAGACGACCACCACACGGTGGAGGACGTCGGGATATGTCTGGGACAGGCCCTGAACGAGGCGCTTGGAGACAAAAAGGGTATCGTGCGTTTCGGCGACGCAAGCGTCCCCATGCAGGAGACACTGGCAAACGTGGCCGTGGACCTGGGAGGGAGGCCCGCGCTCGTCTTTAACGCACCCCTTACCAGCGAAAAGATAGGCGAATTTGACGCGAACCTGGTCGAGGAGTTCATGCACGCCCTGTCAACTAACGCCACAATCAACCTCCACGTGAACGTCCCCTACGGGACCAACAATCACCATATCGCAGAGGCCATATTCAAGGCCCTTGCCAGGGCCCTCGCAAAGGCGGTGCGGCTGGATGAGAGGATAAAAGACGTGCCCTCCACAAAGGGCATCCTGTAG
- the hisC gene encoding histidinol-phosphate transaminase: protein MSLFRNNIDRMKGYVPGEQPQGGDYVKLNTNENPFPPSPKVAAAVKEAASSSLRLYPDPMATSVREKVAEVLGTRPDRVLVGNGSDELLGVIIRSFAGPGDRVVFPYPTYLLYKVLADVQDAGAVEVDFGEGFSLPEDIVVKGAKVTFLCNPNSPSGTMVWPDEVDRLAKRIDGVLVVDEAYADFADANCLSLVEDNPNVIVLRTLSKSYSLAGLRLGFCIAQEGLIGGLVKVKDSYNVDRLSMAAAIAALDDQKHLKENLDKIKEIRSYLTESLREMGFFIYPSQANFVFARCKDASAAKEIYEQLKHQKILIRHINYRGLEDCVRISVGTKQEIDTLLGALSEVLCET, encoded by the coding sequence ATGAGTCTGTTCCGCAATAACATAGACAGGATGAAGGGCTACGTACCGGGTGAACAACCGCAGGGAGGGGATTACGTAAAACTAAATACCAACGAAAACCCCTTTCCGCCGTCGCCAAAGGTTGCCGCTGCCGTGAAGGAGGCCGCCAGCTCAAGTCTCAGGCTGTATCCCGACCCGATGGCTACAAGCGTCAGGGAGAAGGTGGCAGAGGTGCTTGGAACGCGGCCGGACAGGGTCCTGGTGGGTAACGGCTCAGACGAACTCCTGGGGGTTATTATAAGGTCGTTTGCCGGACCCGGCGACAGGGTGGTATTCCCTTACCCTACGTATCTGCTGTATAAGGTCCTGGCCGACGTACAGGACGCCGGGGCCGTGGAGGTTGATTTCGGTGAGGGTTTCTCTTTGCCTGAGGACATAGTTGTAAAGGGCGCAAAGGTAACCTTTCTCTGCAATCCCAACTCACCCTCAGGGACGATGGTCTGGCCCGATGAGGTGGACCGGCTGGCCAAGCGGATAGACGGGGTGCTTGTGGTTGATGAGGCGTATGCCGATTTTGCAGACGCCAACTGCCTCTCGCTGGTGGAGGATAACCCGAACGTCATAGTACTGAGGACGTTGTCAAAATCCTACAGCCTGGCGGGTCTCAGACTGGGCTTCTGTATCGCCCAGGAGGGACTCATCGGCGGTCTTGTGAAGGTGAAGGACTCATACAACGTGGACAGGCTCAGCATGGCCGCCGCCATCGCCGCCCTGGACGACCAGAAACACCTTAAAGAAAACCTGGACAAGATTAAGGAAATCAGGAGTTACCTGACCGAATCCCTCAGGGAGATGGGTTTCTTTATCTATCCGTCTCAGGCGAATTTTGTATTCGCCCGCTGTAAGGACGCCTCCGCCGCGAAGGAGATATACGAACAGCTAAAACACCAAAAAATCCTCATCCGGCACATAAATTACCGCGGGCTGGAGGATTGCGTGCGGATATCCGTTGGTACAAAGCAAGAGATAGATACCTTGCTCGGCGCCCTTTCCGAGGTGTTGTGTGAGACATAG